In Osmia bicornis bicornis chromosome 10, iOsmBic2.1, whole genome shotgun sequence, one genomic interval encodes:
- the LOC114873333 gene encoding integrator complex subunit 13, whose amino-acid sequence MQEVWSLKKKCSKIMYPANHKTIFVLDHTPYFGISTEAPLEFDFLKSRGQNLIPLAPVCKSLWTTSVEASLEYCRIVWDLFPTGKLIRFVATDRAAYVLNSWSPSQQNLNHIMNGTAILGVPTKTPQPGVDYSVIHGLRVAIETLNECSEIQHEKRTSLNENASKLVNRGRVICITSARDNSNMKNLENIFLNELAQENKTALASDHLIPVDYCHLVILNIFPNNIESQVTSQGPREVSPMLTVEVHSIKAPALHSKLSHLILAHYDLASTTVTGIPMKEEQNASSSANYDVEIFHSSAAHSAILKGNPQDSALIKTFRRFEEGSEYETVTLKWCTPRGCSAAEMQNCTAMHRITPVDVNSRPSSCLINFLLNGRSVMLEMARKSGGKTISHLLAAHGGEIFIHTLSTARSVLEDPPSISEGCGGRVTDYRITDFGKLMRNNVLVPLKRSAASNGEGPAEKMRCRLERHTKYWPITISSTLMFNLKQLIDPLPDLMVKEELTTEEVVQCKQVIFSLLQLEAKHEALPLPSIGGGRGGKSGVRREEHYRLLWGELETFLKHHANNSAAHSEVLTCLLEVRSKDDKDKVELDQALRELDGFGKEDGTARASVIRATTDSPMSPPPSTSMSIGKQLLKGSIYAPKSLLDIWLQRSTPKEKKPDFHGRLNSDGPKAKLYPNLKETGREPRETIIEG is encoded by the exons ATGCAAGAAGTGTggtctttaaaaaaaaaatgttctaAAATAATGTATCCTGCAAACCATAAGACTATTTTTGTTCTGGATCATACGCCATATTTTGGTATATCTACCGAGGCTCCTCTAGAATTTGATTTTCTAAAAAGCCGCGGCCAAAATTTGATACCTTTGGCCCCTGTTTGTAAATCTTTGTGGACAACCAGTGTTGAAGCTTCTCTAGAATATTGCCGTATAGTGTGGGATCTCTTCCCAACTGGAAAATTG ATAAGATTTGTGGCAACTGATCGTGCAGCATATGTATTGAACTCATGGAGTCCATCGcaacaaaatttaaatcat ATAATGAATGGTACAGCTATTTTAGGAGTACCAACAAAGACTCCACAGCCTGGAGTAGATTACTCTGTGATACATGGCTTGAGGGTAGCTATTGAAACGCTTAATGAGTGTTCAGAAATTCAACACGAAAAGAGAACATCGTTAAACGAAAATGCCAGTAAACTTGTTAATAGAGGAAGAGTAATATGTATCACTAGTGCACGAGATAATAGCAATATGAAGAACttggaaaatatatttttgaatgaattagctcaagaaaataaaactgCTTTAGCTTCTGATCA TCTAATACCTGTAGATTATTGTCACCTAGTTATACTGAATATTTTCCCTAACAATATTGAATCACAAGTTACTAGTCAAGGACCAAGAGAG GTTTCACCAATGTTAACAGTAGAAGTGCATTCTATTAAGGCACCCGCTTTACATTCAAAATTGTCTCATTTAATTCTGGCTCATTATGATTTGGCAAGCACAACGGTAACTGGTATACCAATGAAAGAAGAACAAAATGCTAGTTCCTCTGCGAATTACGACgtcgaaatatttcattcgtcAGCCGCACATTCCGCAATTTTAAAAG GAAATCCACAAGACTCGGCTTTAATTAAAACGTTCAGAAGATTCGAAGAGGGATCAGAGTACGAAACAGTGACTCTAAAATGGTGTACACCACGAGGATGCAGCGCAGCTGAAATGCAAAATTGTACAGCTATGCACAGAATCACTCCAGTAGACGTAAATAGTAGACCGTCGTCTTGTCTGATTAATTTCTTGTTAAATGGAAGATCGGTGATGTTGGAAATGGCCAGAAAGAGCGGTGGTAAAACTATTTCCCATTTACTCGCTGCACACGGTggagaaatttttatacacACCTTATCTACCGCTAGAAGCGTCTTAGAGGATCCACCTTCTATCAGTGAAGGATGCGGTGGCCGCGTAACTGATTACAGAATAACT GATTTTGGAAAACTAATGCGAAATAATGTGTTGGTGCCTTTAAAACGAAGTGCAGCTTCTAACGGCGAAGGTCCAGCAGAGAAAATGAGATGTAGATTAGAAAGACATACAAAATATTGGCCAATTACCATTTCTAGTACCCTTATGTTTAATTTGAAACAG TTAATAGATCCGTTACCAGATTTAATGGTAAAGGAAGAGCTCACTACAGAGGAGGTGGTACAATGCAAGCAAGTAATCTTCAGTTTGCTGCAGTTAGAAGCAAAACACGAAGCTCTCCCTCTTCCGAGTATAGGTGGTGGTCGCGGTGGTAAAAGTGGTGTACGCAGAGAAGAACATTATAGACTCTTATGGGGAGAGCTGGAAACGTTTCTTAAACACCATGCTAATAATTCTGCTGCGCATTCCGAGGTTTTAACTTGCCTCCTCGAAGTACGAAGCAAAGACGACAAAGACAAAGTTGAATTGGACCAGGCGTTGCGCGAATTGGACGG ATTTGGCAAAGAAGATGGAACTGCGAGGGCCAGTGTGATAAGAGCAACGACCGATTCACCGATGTCTCCACCGCCAAGTACATCCATGTCTATTGGGAAACAACTTCTTAAGGGAAGTATCTACGCTCCTAAAAGTTTGTTGGACATTTGGTTACAACGCAGCACGCCCAAAGAGAAGAAACCAGATTTCCATGGAAGACTAAACAGCGACGGTCCTAAAGCAAAGTTATATCCCAACTTGAAAGAAACTGGTCGAGAACCCCGTGAAACTATCATAGAAGGCTAA